A window of Danaus plexippus chromosome 26, MEX_DaPlex, whole genome shotgun sequence genomic DNA:
TATCATACTGAATGGGTTTGTTTAGGTGAAGCAACCACTGTATTAACTTAAAGCTTGCAAATAAAGAAGTAATGAAtagtaaaagaatataaattataaaataaattccagTTATGGGTgaaatattagatatataattaagtataagACAAACGACAGTGCCGCTACAAgatattattgtaacattttcaagTAAATCCCTCTTGAGCAACATTTTcactgtattaaataatttttaagattgtcgaaaaataatgttctaaTAGTTGAGGAAATGGCCTTTTGCTTATTTGATGTCCGTCGGCGTAGTGTGTACTGACCCAGATCGattaatttcgtttttatatttttaaatgaaacacttttatcaaaaatttgaaCATAGATGTACCAAGTACATGTTTAGACGTTTGTTGATGTTATTGATCTGATTATTTTGACAGctggattttattttgttctgttTAGGAATAAGttgttaaaaaacatatggcatcaaaaaaaaactatccatTACTTGGTACTGTAAGAGTTAAAGACTATTATCTTTTAGattcaaaaatcatataattggaaatattttcagatggtccattttcattttttaaagcaGCCAacgcaattaattaaaaactattaaaaacaataatacttagtaaacaaatcttttaatttatatatgtatcttttaatataattaaaaaattcatattgtttatttttaaaatttctttgtatttgcTATGCTAGGGCTTCATTATATTGTTGATTAAATGTTTCTAAAGTACATACTAAATATCATTCTAATTACAGTGTCATGTTGACACGTTTAAGTTTAAACGTTGACTATTCACTATTGTCTAAGTGCTGTCACTCAACTAGTAGCGACTAGCGAGTAATTATTTGATGATTttcaattaaacatattttcaatatgtaAGTTCACGtattccttatttttatttcttctgaAAGAAATAGTGGGTctcatacttatattttatcgtGTTGTAGGTCCAAAGTAACCTTCAAGATTACTCTAACTTCAGACCCAAAACTGCCTTTCAAAGtgtaagttaatttatagtttttatatgtgGGCAATAgattatcatatttatgtaacttCAATGTGgacatttaagaaatatttataagttctCTAATAAGAGCATGCTATTAAAGCAATCATTCCTTTTGTTTAGCAGATGCTGATTCTTGGGTTCTACATTGaagttacatattacaaatggATCCAATTCTTCGCCGTTTCCTCGACTTCTttcaagtttatattaaaatttgtcaaCTACCTAGTTGGCCCACTGAAACTACTTCAAATGAAGAAATATTGAATGCTTTCAAAATATCAGATCACATTAAAAAATGCTTACAGAGGCTTAAGGAAAGGTCACTTACTGATGATTTTTTAACAGTAGTGACAgcagaaaataaacaatgtacTTCTAGCTATTTTTTCCAACAATGTTTCTCCGAACCTCCTAGattcattttaaagaaaattgtaacATCTTCTTGTGATATTGAACAAGTCGATgtagcatttaaattttttgttgaacTATTTTCTTTAGATGAACTTGAAATCAGCTTATCACAATTCATGTTAGAAGCTGCCTCCAAGGATActcttttaaagaatttatctAGTGAACTATCGGACGATGTTTTGTTGgactttaaaatgaaatttcttCTTACCGAGTTGAAATACAGCAATGTAGATGACAAGCTTCTTGATGACATGCTATGTGAAAATTGTACTGAAGATACTATAGAACTGCTAGTGTTATCTGTATTGAATAATGATGTGATGTATCGTTCGGCCACTAAAAGGATAGTCAATTCATTCATAAGGATTATGTCCAGTATGcatgtgaaaagtaaaaatttttggaAGTACCTCTTTAAAACGGATGAGAAATTGATACAGTTGtgtacaaataataagaagatTTTTGAATTAGTTATCAAAGCTCTTGTTGATGTAGC
This region includes:
- the LOC116774298 gene encoding uncharacterized protein LOC116774298 isoform X1, whose product is MDPILRRFLDFFQVYIKICQLPSWPTETTSNEEILNAFKISDHIKKCLQRLKERSLTDDFLTVVTAENKQCTSSYFFQQCFSEPPRFILKKIVTSSCDIEQVDVAFKFFVELFSLDELEISLSQFMLEAASKDTLLKNLSSELSDDVLLDFKMKFLLTELKYSNVDDKLLDDMLCENCTEDTIELLVLSVLNNDVMYRSATKRIVNSFIRIMSSMHVKSKNFWKYLFKTDEKLIQLCTNNKKIFELVIKALVDVAQLIDKQMSMEYFYIEMTYSELKSALQNICRNETMKSVFFHYALEDRCFDERFWNDLLS